Proteins from a genomic interval of Mycobacterium conspicuum:
- a CDS encoding O-methyltransferase has product MTDKSTSPTPAPTPQDVDAFLDGTLVGDDPVLSAALAASNAAGLPQIAVSFQQGKFLSLLAGAIQARRILEIGTLGGFSTIWLARGAGPQGRVVTLEYEPRHAEVARANLDRAGVGDRVEIKVGAALDTLPTVTDGPFDLVFIDADKDNYVAYVEWAIRLARPGAVIVADNVIREGRVLTATSQDVAASAVRETLRLMGADPRLAAAAIQTVGAKHWDGFALALVR; this is encoded by the coding sequence ATGACCGACAAATCCACGTCACCCACCCCGGCACCCACCCCGCAAGACGTCGACGCCTTCCTGGACGGCACGCTCGTCGGCGACGACCCGGTGCTGTCCGCGGCGCTAGCCGCCAGCAACGCCGCCGGGCTGCCACAGATCGCGGTCTCGTTTCAGCAGGGCAAGTTCCTGTCGCTGTTGGCCGGCGCGATCCAGGCGCGCCGCATCCTGGAGATCGGCACGCTGGGTGGCTTCAGCACGATTTGGCTGGCGCGGGGCGCGGGTCCGCAGGGGCGGGTGGTGACGTTGGAGTACGAGCCCAGGCACGCCGAGGTGGCGCGGGCCAACCTGGACCGCGCGGGCGTGGGCGATCGGGTGGAGATCAAGGTGGGCGCCGCACTGGACACGTTGCCGACGGTGACCGACGGCCCGTTCGACTTGGTGTTCATCGATGCCGACAAGGACAACTATGTGGCGTACGTGGAGTGGGCGATTCGACTGGCGCGTCCCGGCGCAGTCATTGTGGCGGACAACGTCATTCGGGAAGGCCGGGTGCTCACCGCGACGTCACAGGATGTCGCGGCCAGCGCGGTGCGCGAGACGCTGCGGCTGATGGGCGCGGACCCGCGGCTGGCCGCGGCCGCGATCCAGACCGTGGGCGCCAAGCACTGGGACGGCTTCGCGCTGGCCCTGGTGCGCTAG